A window from Paraburkholderia acidiphila encodes these proteins:
- a CDS encoding LysR substrate-binding domain-containing protein: MPALNALKAFEAAGTSGSFTRAAEQLNVTQSAVSRQVRQLEEQLGEALLERHHHRLELTDAGRALLRTLQQSFDRIELTVRTIQQKSDLNRLRVNAPPTFASRWLVPRLTRLRARHPELELSLTTHLQDSLADSTALDCAIRFGDGEWEGLDSSLLMHESHIAVCAPALLANGPVDLTQQTLLHVLAGDNQRYLTWRHWLDAARIEDVDTSGGYEFDLLDHAIRAAIEGLGVTMADRHMIEHELAQGLLAPVRDIHVDGRQSYWFVVRPEQKASKPLKLFRQWIQDEIAAMR, translated from the coding sequence ATGCCGGCGCTGAACGCCCTGAAGGCGTTCGAGGCGGCAGGCACGAGCGGCAGCTTTACCCGCGCCGCCGAGCAGCTGAACGTGACGCAGAGCGCGGTGAGCCGCCAGGTGCGCCAGCTGGAGGAACAGCTTGGCGAGGCGCTGCTCGAGCGCCATCACCACCGGCTCGAACTAACCGATGCCGGGCGCGCGCTGCTGCGCACGCTGCAGCAGTCGTTCGACCGCATCGAATTGACGGTCCGCACGATCCAGCAGAAGAGCGACCTGAACCGCCTGCGCGTGAACGCGCCGCCCACCTTCGCGAGCCGCTGGCTCGTGCCGCGCCTCACGCGCCTGCGCGCGCGCCATCCTGAACTGGAACTGAGCCTCACGACACATCTGCAGGACAGCCTGGCCGATTCGACGGCGCTAGACTGCGCGATCCGCTTTGGCGATGGCGAATGGGAAGGCCTCGACAGCTCGCTGCTGATGCACGAGTCGCACATTGCGGTTTGCGCGCCCGCGCTGCTCGCGAACGGTCCCGTCGACCTCACGCAGCAGACCTTGCTGCACGTGCTCGCGGGCGACAACCAGCGCTATCTCACGTGGCGGCACTGGCTCGACGCAGCGCGCATCGAGGACGTGGACACCTCGGGCGGCTACGAATTCGACCTGCTCGATCACGCGATCCGCGCGGCCATCGAAGGGCTCGGCGTGACGATGGCCGACCGCCACATGATCGAGCACGAGCTGGCCCAAGGCCTGCTCGCGCCCGTGCGCGACATCCACGTGGACGGCCGCCAGTCATACTGGTTCGTCGTGCGGCCCGAACAGAAAGCTTCGAAGCCGCTCAAGCTGTTCCGGCAATGGATTCAGGACGAAATCGCCGCCATGCGCTGA
- a CDS encoding GMC family oxidoreductase: MNYDYIIVGAGSAGCILAERLSASGRHSVLLLEAGGPDDSFWFKIPIGFAKLYYNKQYNWMYYSEPEPELANRQIYAPRGKVQGGSGAINAMIYVRGAARDYDDWAAAGNAGWSYQEVLPYFRKLESHPLGDTPWHGANGPVRITPMKEGAHPVCRTFVEGCTQLGYERNEDFNGARLEGVGIYDVNTRDGKRDSSSVAYLHRAGQRSNLKIEHHARATRVLFDESHQRAVGVEIVQQGAKRTFHANREVIVAAGAVDSPKLLQLSGVGPRALLAKHGIDVVHELPAVGQNLQDHLCVSFYYRSRVKTLNDSFSSWMGKLKFGLQYVFQRKGPFSMSVNQSGGFFRTSEEEAHPNMQLYFNPLSYRIPKSNRAQLTPEPYSGFLVCFNPCRPTSRGSVEIASANVEDAPKIRGNYLSTQKDRDEAIAGSRLVRKLMTARALQDITVAEVTPAGEVTDDASMLKFFREQSGSIYHLCGTCAMGPDPRTAVVDARLRVHGIEGLRVVDASIFPNITSGNTNAPTMMVAEKGADLILEDADQAIAAKAVAQGRQRMAAISS, from the coding sequence ATGAACTACGACTACATCATCGTCGGCGCCGGTTCGGCGGGTTGCATTCTCGCGGAACGGCTCTCCGCTTCCGGCCGTCATTCGGTGCTGCTGCTCGAAGCAGGCGGACCTGACGATTCGTTCTGGTTCAAGATCCCTATCGGCTTCGCCAAGCTGTACTACAACAAGCAGTACAACTGGATGTATTACAGCGAGCCAGAGCCTGAGCTTGCCAACCGGCAGATCTACGCGCCGCGCGGCAAGGTCCAGGGCGGCTCGGGCGCGATCAACGCGATGATCTATGTGCGCGGCGCCGCGCGCGACTACGACGACTGGGCCGCTGCGGGTAATGCGGGCTGGTCGTACCAGGAGGTGCTGCCGTACTTCCGCAAGCTCGAGTCGCATCCGCTCGGCGACACGCCCTGGCACGGCGCGAACGGCCCGGTGCGCATCACGCCGATGAAGGAGGGCGCGCATCCGGTCTGCCGCACCTTTGTCGAAGGCTGCACGCAATTGGGCTACGAGCGCAACGAAGACTTCAACGGCGCGCGGCTCGAAGGCGTGGGCATCTACGATGTGAATACGCGCGATGGCAAGCGCGATTCGAGCAGCGTGGCCTATCTGCATCGCGCGGGGCAGCGTTCGAACCTGAAGATCGAGCATCATGCGCGCGCCACGCGTGTGCTGTTCGACGAGAGCCATCAACGCGCCGTGGGCGTGGAGATCGTTCAGCAGGGCGCAAAGCGCACGTTCCACGCGAACCGCGAAGTGATCGTCGCGGCTGGCGCGGTCGATTCGCCGAAGCTGCTGCAGCTTTCGGGCGTCGGCCCGCGCGCGCTGCTCGCGAAGCACGGCATCGACGTGGTTCACGAGTTGCCTGCCGTTGGGCAGAACCTGCAGGATCACCTGTGCGTGAGCTTCTACTATCGTTCGCGCGTGAAGACGCTCAACGACTCGTTCAGTAGCTGGATGGGCAAGCTCAAGTTCGGCCTGCAGTATGTGTTCCAGCGCAAGGGACCGTTCTCGATGAGTGTCAACCAGTCGGGCGGCTTCTTCCGCACCAGCGAGGAAGAGGCGCATCCGAACATGCAGCTCTATTTCAATCCGCTGTCGTATCGGATTCCTAAGTCAAATCGCGCGCAGCTCACGCCGGAGCCGTACTCGGGCTTTCTCGTCTGCTTCAATCCTTGCCGGCCTACGAGCCGCGGCTCGGTGGAAATCGCTTCGGCGAACGTGGAAGACGCGCCCAAGATTCGCGGCAACTATCTCTCGACGCAGAAGGACCGCGACGAGGCGATTGCAGGCAGCCGCCTCGTGCGCAAGCTGATGACGGCGCGCGCGTTGCAGGACATTACCGTTGCCGAGGTGACGCCTGCCGGTGAAGTGACCGACGACGCGAGCATGCTCAAGTTCTTCCGCGAGCAAAGCGGCTCGATCTATCACCTGTGCGGCACCTGCGCGATGGGGCCCGATCCGCGCACGGCGGTCGTGGACGCGCGTCTGCGTGTGCATGGCATCGAAGGCTTGCGCGTGGTGGATGCATCAATCTTTCCAAATATCACATCGGGCAACACCAATGCGCCGACGATGATGGTCGCGGAAAAGGGCGCGGACCTGATTCTGGAAGATGCCGATCAGGCCATCGCCGCGAAAGCGGTCGCGCAGGGCCGTCAGCGCATGGCGGCGATTTCGTCCTGA
- the aldA gene encoding aldehyde dehydrogenase, giving the protein MRSDLNFINGQFVGADGPHIAVHNPATGDAIGQVSAASAADAIRAVEAAKAAQRAWRKLPAAERGVILNRFADAIVARAPKIGAALAAESGKSLADATAEAQYAAEILRYHAQWARRIEGEVIPSDSANENLVLMREPIGVAACLIPFNFPVYTLLRKVAPALITGNAVVVRPSNNTPSSAFEVARAAQEAELPPGIFNVLAMDHDTAAVLCTQADVGMITLTGSVNAGRKVLDYCKENIAKPSLELGGKTPAIIEDDADLEAAATAIVRSKTTHCGQLCTAIERVYVHASVHDRFVALLREKMSAVRFGDRAEDATRMGPLVSASARTAIHAMVERAVADGAKLETGGYVPEGKGHFYPPTLLTHCRQDMEIVQEEIFGPVLPVLSYDTLGDALRMANDHQFGLSSVLFTERYRSTMRVANEIEAGELYVNRTPADPYQGYHAGWKRSGLGGDDGKHGMLEFTQTRLVVMPF; this is encoded by the coding sequence ATGCGATCAGACCTCAATTTCATCAATGGGCAGTTCGTCGGCGCCGATGGCCCGCACATCGCTGTCCATAACCCCGCAACCGGCGACGCCATTGGGCAGGTGAGCGCAGCGAGTGCCGCCGATGCCATTCGTGCAGTCGAGGCGGCAAAGGCCGCCCAGCGCGCCTGGCGCAAGCTGCCCGCTGCCGAACGCGGCGTGATCCTGAACCGTTTCGCGGACGCGATCGTCGCGCGCGCGCCGAAGATCGGCGCGGCGCTTGCCGCCGAGTCGGGCAAGAGCCTCGCCGACGCGACCGCCGAAGCGCAATACGCCGCCGAAATCCTGCGCTACCACGCGCAATGGGCGCGCCGCATTGAAGGCGAGGTGATTCCGAGCGACAGCGCGAACGAAAATCTCGTTCTCATGCGCGAGCCGATCGGCGTGGCCGCGTGCCTGATTCCGTTCAACTTCCCGGTGTACACGCTGCTGCGCAAGGTCGCGCCGGCGCTGATTACGGGCAACGCTGTGGTCGTGCGGCCGAGCAACAACACGCCGTCCTCGGCGTTCGAAGTGGCGCGCGCGGCACAGGAAGCGGAGCTGCCGCCAGGCATTTTCAACGTACTGGCGATGGACCACGACACGGCGGCCGTGCTCTGCACGCAAGCGGACGTTGGCATGATCACGCTCACCGGCAGCGTGAACGCGGGCCGCAAGGTGCTCGACTACTGCAAGGAAAACATCGCCAAGCCGTCGCTGGAACTGGGCGGCAAGACGCCCGCGATCATCGAAGACGACGCCGATCTCGAAGCAGCGGCGACGGCCATCGTGCGCTCGAAAACGACGCATTGCGGCCAGCTTTGCACGGCGATCGAACGTGTGTACGTGCACGCCAGCGTCCACGACCGTTTCGTTGCGCTGCTGCGCGAGAAGATGAGCGCCGTGCGCTTCGGCGACCGCGCCGAAGACGCAACGCGCATGGGTCCGCTCGTGAGCGCCAGCGCTCGCACGGCGATCCACGCGATGGTCGAACGCGCGGTGGCGGACGGCGCGAAGCTCGAAACGGGCGGTTACGTGCCGGAAGGCAAGGGCCATTTCTATCCGCCCACGCTGCTTACGCATTGCCGCCAGGACATGGAGATCGTGCAGGAGGAGATCTTCGGCCCGGTGCTGCCGGTGCTGTCGTACGACACGCTCGGCGACGCGCTCCGCATGGCAAACGATCACCAGTTCGGCCTGTCGTCGGTGCTGTTTACGGAGCGCTACCGCTCGACCATGCGCGTTGCGAACGAGATCGAAGCGGGCGAACTGTACGTGAACCGCACGCCGGCCGACCCCTATCAGGGCTACCACGCGGGCTGGAAGCGCTCGGGTCTCGGCGGCGACGACGGCAAGCACGGCATGCTCGAATTCACGCAAACACGCCTGGTCGTGATGCCGTTCTAG
- a CDS encoding mandelate racemase/muconate lactonizing enzyme family protein — translation MKVVAIETHIVAVPPPHLGGMYWIFVTLKTDCGIEGVGEIYAATFHPDVMVHAIEDVFTRYLLDHDPHRVERLFRETYSSGFTQRPDLTMMGIVSGLEMACWDIIGKAADKPVHALLGGMVNERLRSYTYLYPKNARGEYDYDDPDLAAECAAENVKRGFTAVKFDPAGPYTAYSGHQLSLEVLDRCETFCRKVREAVGSKADLLFGTHGQMVPSSAIRLAKRLEKYDPLWFEEPVPPGQEEAVANVAKHTSIPIATGERLTTKYEFHKLLLAGGASILQLNVARVGGLLEAKKIATLAEVHYAQIAPHLYNGPIGAAASIQLAACTPNFLIQESIGTWDGFHAQVLKQPIQWEDGYIIPSKAPGLGVELNMDVVRAHSPYTGKRLHLQMASQPADVRDTSPARG, via the coding sequence ATGAAAGTCGTTGCAATTGAAACGCACATCGTTGCGGTGCCTCCCCCGCATCTCGGCGGCATGTACTGGATCTTCGTCACGTTGAAAACGGATTGCGGCATCGAGGGCGTGGGCGAAATCTACGCCGCCACGTTCCACCCCGACGTGATGGTGCACGCAATCGAAGACGTCTTCACGCGCTATCTGCTCGACCACGACCCGCATCGTGTCGAGCGCCTGTTCCGCGAGACGTATTCGAGCGGCTTCACGCAGCGCCCGGACCTCACGATGATGGGCATCGTGAGCGGCCTCGAAATGGCGTGCTGGGACATCATCGGCAAGGCGGCGGACAAGCCCGTTCATGCGCTGCTCGGCGGCATGGTGAATGAGCGTCTTCGTTCGTACACCTACCTGTACCCGAAGAACGCGAGAGGCGAATACGATTACGACGACCCGGACCTCGCGGCGGAATGCGCGGCCGAGAACGTGAAGCGTGGCTTCACCGCGGTCAAGTTCGACCCGGCGGGCCCTTATACGGCTTACTCGGGTCACCAGCTCTCGCTCGAAGTGCTCGACCGCTGCGAAACGTTCTGCCGCAAGGTGCGTGAAGCGGTCGGCAGCAAGGCCGACCTGCTGTTCGGCACGCACGGCCAGATGGTGCCTTCTTCAGCAATCCGCCTCGCGAAGCGGCTCGAAAAATACGATCCGCTGTGGTTCGAGGAGCCGGTGCCGCCGGGGCAGGAAGAGGCCGTCGCCAATGTCGCGAAGCACACGTCGATTCCGATTGCCACGGGCGAGCGCCTCACTACGAAATACGAGTTCCACAAGCTCTTGCTGGCGGGCGGTGCCTCGATCCTGCAATTGAACGTCGCGCGCGTGGGCGGCCTGCTCGAAGCGAAGAAGATCGCCACCCTGGCGGAAGTGCACTACGCGCAGATCGCGCCGCATCTCTACAACGGGCCGATTGGCGCGGCGGCGAGCATTCAGCTGGCGGCCTGCACGCCGAACTTCCTGATTCAGGAGAGCATCGGCACGTGGGACGGTTTCCACGCGCAAGTGCTCAAGCAGCCCATTCAGTGGGAAGACGGCTACATCATTCCGTCGAAGGCGCCGGGCCTTGGCGTCGAACTCAACATGGACGTCGTGCGCGCGCACTCGCCCTATACGGGCAAGCGTCTGCATCTGCAGATGGCGAGCCAGCCCGCCGACGTGCGCGATACCTCGCCCGCACGCGGCTGA
- a CDS encoding DeoR/GlpR family DNA-binding transcription regulator has protein sequence MAKTDRLRALADALAKHNVMHLRDAASVLGVSEMTVRRDIAANPERFTYLGGYIVSAQDVPNTAGYSLEHEKDHFAQAKAQASAHAARLIAQNDTVFIDCGTTLAALARLIPSQLQITAVCYSLNVAEVLRRMPNVRMILLGGVYVPSSDSFSGEESLETLRRMGINKAFISAGGVDAARGVTCWNFHEVALKQAAMASAVESHLVVDASKYGIVKAWRFSQMDDFNSIITEKGQTLRAHSV, from the coding sequence ATGGCCAAAACCGACCGGCTGCGCGCCCTTGCCGACGCGCTCGCCAAACACAACGTCATGCATCTGCGCGATGCAGCCAGTGTGCTTGGCGTCTCCGAGATGACCGTGCGGCGCGATATCGCCGCGAATCCCGAGCGTTTCACGTATCTGGGCGGCTATATCGTGAGCGCGCAGGACGTCCCCAATACCGCCGGCTACTCGCTCGAGCACGAAAAGGACCATTTCGCGCAGGCCAAGGCGCAAGCGTCGGCGCACGCGGCGCGGCTTATCGCGCAGAACGACACCGTTTTCATCGACTGCGGCACGACGCTCGCGGCGCTCGCGCGCCTCATCCCTTCCCAGTTGCAGATCACGGCGGTGTGCTATTCGCTCAACGTGGCCGAGGTTCTGCGGCGCATGCCCAATGTGCGCATGATCCTGCTGGGAGGCGTGTATGTGCCGTCGTCGGACTCGTTTTCCGGCGAGGAGAGCCTTGAAACGCTGCGCCGCATGGGCATCAACAAGGCGTTTATTTCAGCGGGGGGCGTGGACGCCGCGCGCGGCGTGACGTGCTGGAACTTCCACGAAGTGGCGCTCAAGCAGGCCGCCATGGCCAGCGCCGTGGAAAGTCATCTCGTTGTGGACGCAAGCAAATACGGCATCGTGAAGGCGTGGCGTTTTTCGCAGATGGACGACTTCAACTCCATCATCACCGAAAAAGGCCAGACGCTGCGCGCGCACAGCGTTTGA
- a CDS encoding MFS transporter has product MQRYVQLLLLVLAAGGIYPLLYLRQVYQTTMLDVFHIDNAQLGYLYSVLGIVFFVCYLPSGWLADRVAPRLLICFSLIGTGALGLWYSTAPSFNVLLVIFCCWGITTGLTFWASVLKRVRMIAAANEQGRFFGLLDGGRGLVEALLATAALALFAAATGSGRGEATGLRHVIYLYSFTCIGLGALMSFFKDPAPAQAESQSVEANAKGSLWRDLATLASIPQLWLMAAVVFCGYQIFWATYSFSAYLQQGEMHMSVVAAGMVTTAKLWMRPIGGIGGGFLGDRLSNLRVLIWALFLAVAGLIGLILLPALRNMALLGAVVLFIGLMTYAIRGLYWTLLDYCAIPMRITGLAIGLVSLIGYSSDIFLPLVNGYITEHYAGMLGYQIYFAYVAAIGTLGGIAALVLKRMTHSKPA; this is encoded by the coding sequence ATGCAGCGCTACGTGCAATTGCTGCTGCTCGTGCTCGCCGCGGGCGGCATCTATCCGCTGCTGTATCTGCGTCAGGTCTACCAGACCACGATGCTCGATGTTTTCCATATCGACAACGCGCAGCTCGGCTATCTCTACTCGGTGCTCGGCATCGTCTTCTTCGTGTGCTACCTGCCGAGCGGCTGGCTCGCCGACCGCGTTGCACCGCGTCTGTTGATCTGCTTCTCGCTTATCGGCACCGGGGCGCTGGGCCTTTGGTACTCGACGGCACCCTCGTTCAATGTGCTGCTCGTGATCTTTTGCTGCTGGGGCATCACCACCGGCCTCACGTTCTGGGCCTCGGTGCTCAAGCGCGTGCGCATGATCGCGGCGGCGAATGAACAAGGCCGCTTCTTCGGCTTGCTCGACGGCGGACGCGGGCTTGTCGAGGCGCTGCTCGCCACCGCCGCGCTCGCGCTCTTCGCGGCCGCGACCGGTTCCGGACGCGGTGAAGCCACGGGTCTGCGCCACGTGATCTATCTATATTCGTTCACGTGTATCGGCCTGGGTGCGTTGATGAGCTTCTTCAAGGATCCCGCGCCCGCGCAGGCCGAAAGCCAGTCGGTCGAAGCGAATGCCAAGGGTTCGCTTTGGCGCGATCTCGCGACGCTCGCCTCGATTCCGCAACTCTGGCTCATGGCGGCGGTGGTGTTCTGCGGCTATCAGATCTTCTGGGCGACCTACAGTTTCTCCGCGTATCTCCAGCAAGGCGAGATGCATATGAGCGTAGTGGCTGCCGGTATGGTGACCACCGCGAAACTCTGGATGCGTCCCATCGGCGGCATTGGCGGCGGCTTTCTCGGCGACCGTCTCTCGAATCTGCGCGTGCTGATCTGGGCGCTGTTCCTGGCTGTCGCCGGGCTGATCGGCCTGATCCTGTTGCCCGCGCTGCGCAACATGGCGCTGCTCGGCGCGGTGGTGCTGTTTATCGGCCTCATGACTTACGCGATTCGCGGCCTCTACTGGACACTGCTCGACTACTGCGCGATTCCCATGCGCATAACGGGCCTCGCCATCGGTCTCGTTTCGCTGATCGGTTATTCGTCGGACATCTTCCTGCCGCTCGTGAACGGCTATATCACCGAGCACTACGCAGGCATGCTCGGCTACCAGATCTATTTCGCCTATGTCGCTGCTATCGGCACGCTCGGCGGTATCGCTGCGCTCGTGCTCAAGCGCATGACCCACTCCAAACCTGCCTGA
- a CDS encoding ABC transporter permease encodes MNQTMSTSSNTVEVARQRVPLNWRAKLARNPEWFTATLIVITCVIVASINPRFFQWATLFDLLHSATTTSLFALGTLVVLASGGIDVSFTAIGALTMYAITKAVFAWWPDAPFALILLTGAVGGIVLGVINGMLVHRLQAPSLIVTIGTQYLYRGLLLTFVGTTFFMNIPHSMDHFGRIPLIAYKTADGLNAVLPVSAIALVAGAILTWWLLNRTMMGRGVYAMGGSTAIAERLGFNLRAIRLFVFGYTGFLAGVAGILHVSNNRLANPFDLVGSELDVIAAVILGGARITGGSGTVVGTLLGVALVTLINNVLILVGVPSTWQKVIVGAFILVAGTLFALRRRD; translated from the coding sequence ATGAATCAGACAATGAGCACGTCGTCCAACACCGTCGAAGTCGCGCGCCAGCGTGTGCCGCTCAACTGGCGCGCGAAGCTCGCCCGCAATCCCGAGTGGTTCACGGCCACGCTGATCGTCATTACCTGCGTGATCGTGGCCTCCATCAACCCGCGCTTTTTCCAGTGGGCGACACTGTTCGACCTGCTGCACTCGGCGACGACCACGTCGTTGTTCGCGCTCGGCACGCTCGTCGTGCTGGCTTCGGGCGGCATCGATGTGTCGTTCACGGCGATCGGCGCGCTCACGATGTACGCGATCACGAAAGCCGTGTTCGCGTGGTGGCCCGACGCGCCGTTCGCGCTCATTCTGCTTACGGGCGCGGTGGGCGGCATCGTGCTCGGCGTGATCAACGGCATGCTCGTGCACCGGCTGCAAGCGCCGTCGCTGATCGTGACGATCGGTACACAGTACCTCTATCGCGGGCTGCTGCTCACCTTCGTGGGCACGACGTTCTTCATGAACATTCCGCACAGCATGGATCACTTCGGCCGCATTCCGCTCATTGCGTACAAGACCGCCGACGGGCTCAACGCGGTGCTGCCCGTTTCCGCAATCGCGCTCGTGGCAGGCGCGATTCTCACGTGGTGGCTGCTGAACCGCACGATGATGGGGCGCGGCGTGTACGCCATGGGCGGCAGCACGGCGATTGCGGAGCGGCTCGGTTTCAACTTGCGCGCGATCCGGCTGTTCGTGTTCGGCTATACGGGGTTTCTCGCCGGCGTGGCGGGGATCTTGCACGTTTCGAACAACCGCCTGGCCAATCCGTTCGACCTCGTGGGCTCGGAACTCGATGTGATCGCGGCGGTGATCCTGGGCGGCGCGCGCATTACGGGCGGCAGCGGCACGGTTGTGGGCACGCTGCTCGGCGTGGCACTCGTTACGCTCATCAACAACGTGCTGATTCTGGTGGGCGTGCCGAGCACCTGGCAGAAGGTGATTGTCGGCGCGTTCATTCTGGTGGCGGGCACGCTGTTCGCGTTGCGACGTCGCGACTAA
- a CDS encoding MFS transporter: MRALIGLLGGYTILVCGNSLLTTLISLRMLSGERTALAVGLVQSCYYVGFIVGALGLGPIVGRIGPQRAFIGFGALAALAALGYLSFDSPDVWAVLRLITGFSMVGVFTSIESGVNGAVPNERRGRAFAFYLVLTYLGVSAGQFLLGLGAPGGIFEHALVNGLFVAALIPVALIGEWQSGEAALSAPSVKAPDSALATPKRPTLLLDGLRELHRVAPRSVPACIGAGLLSSAFYALTPVYLARIGYPASSISRAMGVVLIGALLSQWPVGRLSDRLGRRATLGLISLVSACAAAALAVLRAPAFVDTLLFLYVALTFTLYGVIVSDVNDRVDQARRVQTSATLLLVFSLGGAAGPTVASLFMRLLGAGGLYVFALVVTLALAALSRARGA, encoded by the coding sequence ATGCGGGCGCTCATCGGCCTGCTGGGCGGCTATACGATCCTCGTTTGCGGGAACAGCCTCCTCACGACGCTGATCTCGCTGCGCATGCTGAGCGGCGAGCGCACCGCGCTCGCCGTCGGCCTCGTGCAATCGTGCTACTACGTCGGCTTCATCGTGGGCGCGCTGGGGCTTGGGCCCATTGTCGGGCGTATCGGGCCGCAGCGCGCCTTCATTGGCTTCGGCGCGCTCGCCGCGCTTGCGGCGCTCGGCTATCTCTCCTTCGATTCTCCTGACGTTTGGGCCGTGCTGCGGCTCATTACCGGCTTCAGCATGGTCGGCGTGTTCACGTCGATCGAAAGCGGCGTGAATGGCGCGGTGCCGAACGAGCGGCGCGGGCGCGCCTTCGCGTTCTATCTCGTGCTCACGTATCTTGGCGTGAGCGCCGGGCAGTTCCTGCTAGGGCTCGGCGCGCCCGGCGGCATTTTCGAGCACGCGCTGGTGAACGGCTTGTTCGTGGCCGCGCTCATTCCCGTGGCGTTGATCGGCGAGTGGCAGTCGGGCGAAGCCGCCTTGTCTGCGCCTTCAGTCAAGGCACCGGACTCCGCGCTCGCCACGCCCAAGCGCCCCACGCTGCTGCTCGACGGCCTGCGCGAGTTGCACCGCGTCGCGCCGCGCAGCGTGCCGGCCTGCATTGGCGCGGGGCTCCTTTCCAGTGCGTTCTATGCGCTCACGCCGGTCTATCTCGCGCGCATCGGTTATCCGGCCAGCAGTATTTCGCGCGCAATGGGTGTCGTGCTGATCGGCGCACTGCTTTCGCAATGGCCCGTGGGGCGGCTCTCCGACCGGCTCGGGCGGCGCGCCACGCTCGGCCTGATCTCGCTCGTTTCCGCGTGCGCGGCCGCGGCGCTCGCCGTCCTGCGTGCACCCGCTTTCGTCGATACGCTGCTCTTTCTCTATGTCGCGCTCACCTTCACGCTGTACGGCGTGATCGTCTCCGACGTGAACGACCGGGTCGACCAGGCGCGGCGCGTGCAAACTAGCGCGACGCTGCTGCTCGTCTTCTCGCTCGGCGGCGCGGCCGGTCCGACCGTCGCTTCGCTGTTCATGCGTCTTCTGGGGGCGGGCGGCCTCTATGTGTTCGCGCTCGTCGTCACGCTTGCGCTCGCCGCGCTCTCCCGCGCGCGGGGCGCCTGA